The Erigeron canadensis isolate Cc75 chromosome 1, C_canadensis_v1, whole genome shotgun sequence genome segment AGAAAGGTGGAAACTTTGTCAAAAGATGATCTTTTGAATGGGGATGGTCAAAACGAAGTGGTTTATTCGTCGGAGAATCCAAAGGATTCATCGGAGGCAGTTACTATGCTGAATGATGAAAATAAGAAGTCGGATACACCTGTGATTCCTGATGATTTCTTATGCCCGATTTCTCTAGAACTAATGCGGGATCCTGTGATTGTGTCCACCGGACAGGTAGATTGAATTTTCAGCTGAACTGAATGTCTTCTTGTTTTTATCAAGCGTATTGTGTTCTTTTATTGATCATATATGATATCTTGCAGACTTATGAGAGATCATACATACAAAGATGGATTGATTGTGGAAATACTACGTGCCCAAAAACTCAGCAAAAGCTCCGGAATGTCACCCTAACTCCTAACTACGTGTTAAGAAGTTTAATTGCTCAATGGTGTATCAATCACAACATTGAGCAACCAACTTTACTGGCAAACCGAAGACTGAAAAGAAGTGATGGGTCGTTTCGTGATGTAAGTGAAGATATAGAAGCTATTGAATTGCTTGTGAGAAATCTCTCAAGTCCGTCACTAGAACTACGAAGGTCAGCATTGACTGAAATCCGATctttatcaaaaagaagcacTGACAACCGAATAATGTTAGCTGAAGTTGGAGCAATTCCGATTCTTGTGAGTTTATTAACATCTGAAGATATTATCACACAAGAAAATGCAGTAACTTCGATTCTTAACCTCTCGATTTATGAAAACAACAAGGGTCTTATAATGCTAGCCAATGTTGTACCTTCCATAGTACAACTTTTAAGAGTCGGAACAATGGAAACTAGAGAAAATGCGGCTGCAACCCTTTTTAGCTTATCACTTGCAAATGAGAATAAAATCATCATTGGTGCATCGGGTGCAATATCTGCTTTGGTCAATCTTCTTGAAAATGGAAGCACCCGAGGCAAGAAAGATGCTGCAACTGCTTTGTTTAATCTTTGCTTATATCAAGGAAATAAAGGCCGGGCAGTTAGGGCGGGAGTCATACCAGTTCTTCTTAAAATGTTGAATGATGCAAGTGGTGGTATGGTTGACGAGTCTTTAACCATACTTTCTGTTCTTGCTAGCCATCAAGAAGCTAAGTTAGCCATAGTTAGAGCTAGCACAATACCGCTTTTGATCGATCTTACAAGAACCGGGGTTTCAAGAAACAGAGAAAATGCTACATCAATCTTGCTTTCATTGTGTAAAAGAGATAATGAAAATCTTGAATGTATAAGTAGGCTTGGTGCAATAATCCCATTGATGGAGTTGGCTAGAAACGGGTCTGACAGAGCTAAAAGAAAGGCGAACTCTTTGTTGGAACATCTTCAAAGGTCGCGAGAGGTTTAACACTCGGAAAGGATTAAGTAATGACTTACTAATTTGTTTATTCATCTGAATCTTGATCTTCATATATACTTGCAGAGTTTTATCTAAAGGTTTTTAAGTGCGAGGAAAGAAGGTATTCCTCGGGCTTGATTTGCATTCTTTTTACTTGTGTTTGTGAAATTCATTTGATACTGTTATTGTTTGTATGACATATCCATATGTGGATTGAGAATAACTTGCGTGAACTGAATTCTTTACAAATATTCAATAGAATTTATTCAATTGATTGGCAATTGTATATCATGTTGCTGTAATGTTTCATGTATTAAGCTTGTTTTTACATGTTTTGATCcatgtgaaattgtgaattgCTTGTCTTTTGAACTTGGGACTGTAATTTAAACAGGACCCAAATTGAACTGCTTAGACTGAACTACTTAACATTTATAAGAAACCACCCAAAAATGAATGTTACATAAAATCAAGTCATTTCAGTAAGGACTACATTTTTGAAGTAAAATTCGTTCAGTGCATTGACATGGTACAAAATGAACCGCCGCCTACGCCCATCGATTTCCATCCCGATGTACATCTTTTATTTGCTTGTAAGACGAAGATCTTTGCTCCAAAGGAAGAAGATAACTAACTGGTAGCTGTTCGAAGGCAAGTAAGTATATATTTGAGTTATTATATGGTTGCTTATTACTGCTATATACCATCAAGTTCTTTTAGTCTCACCCTCTAATATTTATTCGGGTGTATGTACATTTAAGGTAGATCGATGCAGCTAAACAGATTAGTTAATGTGTTCAGATCGGTTTAACTATTTAATCCCCTGTGGCTGGTTAGGGTTGGCATATGTAAACTACAGTGCCGTCTCTAAGGATTTATGAACCTCGGCCGAGAAAAAAAAAGGCCCGGAGGATAGATGcaacaattatatttatataaactaagatattaaaacgatgataaatgttatatcaaATTGTTAATTGAGCATTTTTTTGTTAAGCactattgtttaatttttggataattgttaaaatttgtaacaGTCTTGGTTAACagcatatattttttatatatatacaaaaaaaaatttaaaaagtcaggACCCTTAAAAAATCGGACCTCAATCGATCGTTCACTTCGTCTTATGCCTAAGCCTCCATGGTAAACTAGCTAGTCATTCTAAATACGATATGGATAATGAATTACCAACCAAACAAGGCATGATTAGCAAGAAAAGGGGTACAGGAATGGATTGATTAATATTTAACCATATTTATCTACCTTCACACTAAAAATTGATTATCCTTATCCATCCCAAGTTAACTATTTGTACTTAGTTAGAAATGCCTGAAAAACATAAAAGTCACAAAGAGATGTAATTATAGTTTCATTTTAGGACAATCTAAAGTACCTATATAAATCAATCATACACTAGACGTTATAATTGTTACAGTATTTTATCCAAAAAGAAAACAGTTAATATCTAATGATGTGTGTGGACATTAGCTTGGAAAGTTGATTAATGATGACCACGGACTTCAGTCCAAACATGCTAGAAGAACTAGGTCAAGTTTAACGGAACATGTTGCAGAAAACAATGTATGACCGTTGGAATTGTTATACGCTCCCCCTCT includes the following:
- the LOC122603016 gene encoding U-box domain-containing protein 10-like: MAGGVESTAVLAATQSLLRLVRDISRTSAGGFSGDFKKDCTDLSRRIALLSHLFEEIRDFNGELDNFNSSSSSSNSSNWVSDLIISIQSAKKLLSIAANFDHKISPDGAAKKVEFQFQCVTRKLEKALANLPYDHFDISEEVQEQVDLVRGQLRRARERYGKSVNLVSQKEANFLEESAINIVNQLEIERKVETLSKDDLLNGDGQNEVVYSSENPKDSSEAVTMLNDENKKSDTPVIPDDFLCPISLELMRDPVIVSTGQTYERSYIQRWIDCGNTTCPKTQQKLRNVTLTPNYVLRSLIAQWCINHNIEQPTLLANRRLKRSDGSFRDVSEDIEAIELLVRNLSSPSLELRRSALTEIRSLSKRSTDNRIMLAEVGAIPILVSLLTSEDIITQENAVTSILNLSIYENNKGLIMLANVVPSIVQLLRVGTMETRENAAATLFSLSLANENKIIIGASGAISALVNLLENGSTRGKKDAATALFNLCLYQGNKGRAVRAGVIPVLLKMLNDASGGMVDESLTILSVLASHQEAKLAIVRASTIPLLIDLTRTGVSRNRENATSILLSLCKRDNENLECISRLGAIIPLMELARNGSDRAKRKANSLLEHLQRSREV